In Brachypodium distachyon strain Bd21 chromosome 2, Brachypodium_distachyon_v3.0, whole genome shotgun sequence, one genomic interval encodes:
- the LOC100846079 gene encoding protein trichome berefringence-like 7, with product MVTASFHRSTSARLAARGGVGSPRVSSPATAHRKWWWASPSGPSFDSIALVFFLACIALVLSCGLYLYAIRPLGRDHAVAEFSRENLNLDSCDVFDGRWVRDERYPFYNSSECPFAERGFNCLANGRTNPDYLKWRWKPRHCDIPRFSAQRVLEWLRGKRVVFVGDSMSRTQWESFICMLMTGVDDPKTVYEIHGNQISKTIRFLGVRFESFNLSVEFFRSVFLVQQTPAPPIHGTKRVHAILKLDKMDETNLKWANADVLIFNSGHWWTASKLFDMGCYFEAGGLLKLGTSINAAYRMALETWASWVKEKVDLERTQVFFRTYEPSHWSGSNQKVCEVTEKPTTEAKGTDRTEFGNILADVVANMSIPITVLNVTLMGAFRSDAHIGIWSHPSTILDCSHWCLPGVPDTWNELVFSHLLTNGWRKMAG from the exons ATGGTGACCGCGAGCTTCCACCGGAGCACGTCGGCGCGGCTCGCAGCAAGGGGCGGCGTAGGGAGCCCCCGggtctcgtcgccggcgaccgcgCACCGCAAGTGGTGGTGGGCATCGCCGTCGGGGCCGTCTTTCGACAGCATCgccctcgtcttcttcctggCCTGCATCGCGCTCGTGCTTTCCTGCGGCCTATATTTGTATGCCATCCGGCCCCTGGGCCGGGACCATGCCGTCGCCGAGTTCTCCCGGGAGAATCTGAATCTAGACTCCTGCGACGTGTTCGACGGAAGGTGGGTGCGGGATGAGCGGTACCCCTTCTACAACAGCTCGGAGTGTCCATTTGCCGAGCGGGGGTTCAATTGCCTGGCGAACGGGAGGACGAACCCCGATTACCTCAAGTGGCGATGGAAGCCGCGACACTGCGACATACCGCGGTTCAGTGCCCAGCGTGTGCTGGAGTGGCTGAGAGGGAAGAGGGTTGTGTTCGTGGGGGACTCAATGAGCCGAACACAGTGGGAGTCATTCATTTGCATGCTCATGACAGGGGTGGACGATCCCAAGACAGTTTATGAGATCCATGGCAACCAGATCTCCAAGACGATCCGGTTTTTAGGAGTGAGATTTGAGTCATTCAACCTGAGCGTCGAGTTCTTTCGGTCAGTCTTCCTTGTACAGCAGACCCCTGCTCCTCCTATCCATGGGACAAAACGGGTCCATGCAATTCTCAAGCTTGACAAGATGGATGAAACTAACTTGAAATGGGCGAATGCTGATGTGCTTATTTTCAACTCAGGGCATTGGTGGACTGCCAGCAAATTATTTGACAT GGGTTGCTATTTTGAGGCTGGGGGTCTTCTTAAACTGGGAACATCCATTAATGCTGCTTACAGAATGGCATTGGAAACATGGGCTTCGTGGGTGAAGGAAAAAGTGGATTTGGAACGAACACAAGTCTTTTTCCGTACATATGAACCATCTCATTGGAG TGGCTCAAATCAGAAGGTATGTGAAGTAACAGAAAAACCTACAACTGAGGCCAAAGGAACTGACAGGACTGAGTTTGGGAATATACTTGCTGATGTTGTGGCGAACATGAGCATTCCTATCACTGTACTAAATGTGACGTTGATGGGAGCATTCAGGAGTGATGCACATATTGGTATTTGGAGTCATCCTTCTACTATACTTGATTGCAGCCACTGGTGCCTTCCTGGTGTTCCAGATACTTGGAATGAGCTAGTGTTTTCCCACCTTTTGACAAATG GTTGGCGAAAGATGGCTGGCTGA